The stretch of DNA CCAGGGCAACACGGTGGTGATCATCGAGCACAACATGGAGGTGATCAAGACCGCGGACTGGATCATCGACCTCGGGCCCGAGGGCGGCAACGAGGGCGGCAAGGTCATCGCCACCGGCACGCCCGAAGACGTCGCCCGCCAGGAGCGCTCGTTCACCGGCCAGTATCTCGCCCGCTCCCTGAAGGCCTCGTGAGACGCACCAAGATCGTCTGCACGATCGGCCCGGCGAGCTCCCGCCCCGAGACGCTCGACCGGCTGGTGGCCGCCGGCATGGACGTGGCGCGGCTCAACTTCTCGCACGGCACGCACGCCGAGCACGCGGAGGTGATCCAGGCCATCCGCGCGGGGGAGACGCGGTGGGGCCGGCCGGTCACGATCCTGCAGGATCTCCAGGGGCCCAAGGTACGGCTGGGTACCTTCGTGGGTGGGCAGGCCTCGCTGGTGACCGGCGAGGAGTTCACCCTGACCGCGCGCGGCGTGAAGGGCACCGCCTCCCGCAGCTCGCTCAACCATCCGGAGTTCCTGGCCGCGCTGCGTCCCGGCGACGCGGTCTGGATGGACGACGGCATGATCCAGCTCACCGTCGACAAGGTGGAAGAGGGCGACGTGCGCTGTCGTATAGTCTCGGGCGGCGTCGTCTCCGACCACAAGGGCGTGTCGTTCCCGCGCCTGCCGGTGCCGGTGTCTTGCCTGGCCCTCAAGGACCGCGAGGACCTGCGCTTCGGCATCGAGCACGCGGTGGACTACGTGGCGGTCTCGTTCGTGCGCTCGGCCACCGACATCCAGGAGGTGCGCAAGTTCCTCCACGATCAGGGCGCGAACATGCCGATCGTGGCGAAGCTCGAGCGCGCGGAGATCGTGGCCAACCTCCAGGGGCTGCTGCCGCTGGTCGACGCGGTGATGGTGGCGCGGGGGGACCTCGGGGTGGAGGTGCCGCTCGAGGAGGTGCCGGTCATCCAGAAGGACGTCATCCGCCAGGCGCGGCA from Candidatus Methylomirabilota bacterium encodes:
- the pyk gene encoding pyruvate kinase, with the translated sequence MRRTKIVCTIGPASSRPETLDRLVAAGMDVARLNFSHGTHAEHAEVIQAIRAGETRWGRPVTILQDLQGPKVRLGTFVGGQASLVTGEEFTLTARGVKGTASRSSLNHPEFLAALRPGDAVWMDDGMIQLTVDKVEEGDVRCRIVSGGVVSDHKGVSFPRLPVPVSCLALKDREDLRFGIEHAVDYVAVSFVRSATDIQEVRKFLHDQGANMPIVAKLERAEIVANLQGLLPLVDAVMVARGDLGVEVPLEEVPVIQKDVIRQARQAKVPVIVATQMLESMVTHSRPTRAEVSDVATAIFDGADAIMLSAETATGRFPVETVEMMARIAERAERAAPVASVAWPRPEAYGFPEAVAEAACQAARRLRARAIVAFTQSGFSARLISQDRPEVPIIALTPYSEVQRRLGLFWGVSSRLVHKVETTDEMIQEVEDTLLGDGTVRNNDVIVIISGAPMWVTGTTNLLKLHRVGDRR